A portion of the Psychrobacter immobilis genome contains these proteins:
- a CDS encoding BCCT family transporter, producing MADLKGLNQGEQGRSNAANSTADKVSAVPAAADIDALGLKNPAFWYSGGFITIFVLMAIFAEAQLATIVDVGFKWSANIFGPFWQILLLATFVIALAVGAGRTGRVILGNLPKPEMDNFKWMAILFCTLLAGGGVFWAAAEPIAHFVSAPPLYGESPDLQQRAFNALSQSFMHWGFLAWSIVGSLTAIVVMHLHYDKGLPLKPRTLLYPMFGERVLTGQTGAIIDACCIVAVAAGTIGPIGFLGLQTSYALNELFGIPDTFATQLIIIIFAIVLYTLSAISGLARGMQLLSRFNVILAVALMVFILIFGPTNFIVNGYIQGVGTMVDNFIPMATFRGDEGWLGGWTVFFWGWFLGYGPMMAIFIARISRGRTIRQLITTVCIIAPLVTCFWFTVVGGSGLAFEIANPGSVSSAFEGFNLPGALLAVTQQLPFPLITSILFLILTTVFIVTTGDSMTYTISVVISGEREPNAMIRTFWGIMMGVTAIVLISLGSGGVTALQSFIVITAVPVSFILLPSLWNGPQIAQQMAREQDLYRPNQVEVRHKISEEKLAKEKLTQKTD from the coding sequence ATGGCCGATTTAAAGGGACTTAACCAAGGTGAGCAAGGACGCTCAAACGCTGCCAATAGCACAGCGGATAAGGTCAGCGCTGTACCAGCTGCTGCCGATATTGATGCGTTGGGGCTAAAAAACCCTGCCTTTTGGTATAGTGGCGGGTTTATTACGATTTTTGTGCTCATGGCGATTTTTGCAGAAGCACAGTTAGCAACGATTGTGGATGTTGGTTTTAAATGGTCGGCCAATATCTTTGGCCCTTTTTGGCAAATTCTGCTTCTCGCTACTTTCGTCATCGCTTTAGCGGTTGGTGCAGGTCGCACGGGTCGTGTGATTTTGGGCAACTTACCAAAGCCTGAAATGGACAATTTCAAGTGGATGGCCATCCTGTTTTGTACATTGTTGGCTGGCGGTGGGGTTTTTTGGGCGGCGGCAGAACCTATTGCTCATTTCGTGTCAGCGCCTCCTTTATACGGTGAGTCACCAGACTTGCAACAACGAGCATTTAACGCCTTATCACAATCTTTTATGCATTGGGGATTTTTGGCGTGGTCGATTGTCGGTAGTTTGACCGCGATTGTGGTCATGCATTTGCATTATGACAAAGGTTTGCCGCTGAAACCTCGCACACTTCTTTATCCTATGTTTGGTGAGCGCGTACTTACTGGTCAAACGGGCGCGATTATCGATGCTTGCTGTATCGTCGCCGTGGCTGCGGGTACGATTGGCCCTATTGGTTTTTTGGGTCTACAGACCAGCTATGCACTGAATGAATTGTTTGGTATTCCTGATACTTTTGCCACCCAGCTTATCATTATCATATTCGCGATTGTGCTTTATACCTTATCAGCGATCAGTGGTCTTGCTCGAGGCATGCAATTGCTCAGCCGCTTCAATGTCATATTGGCAGTTGCGCTGATGGTCTTTATTTTGATATTTGGACCGACCAATTTTATCGTCAATGGTTATATTCAAGGTGTCGGCACGATGGTCGATAACTTTATTCCGATGGCCACTTTTCGCGGTGATGAAGGCTGGCTTGGCGGTTGGACCGTGTTCTTTTGGGGTTGGTTCTTGGGTTATGGCCCGATGATGGCGATATTTATTGCTCGTATCTCACGAGGTCGTACGATTCGTCAATTGATTACCACGGTTTGTATCATTGCGCCACTCGTTACTTGCTTTTGGTTCACCGTCGTTGGTGGTTCTGGTCTGGCGTTTGAGATTGCCAATCCGGGCAGTGTCAGTAGCGCGTTTGAAGGCTTTAACTTACCTGGTGCACTATTAGCAGTCACCCAGCAATTACCCTTTCCTTTAATTACCTCGATATTATTTCTAATTTTAACCACCGTTTTTATCGTCACGACAGGTGATTCGATGACCTATACCATCAGTGTGGTCATCAGTGGCGAGCGTGAGCCAAATGCCATGATTCGTACCTTTTGGGGCATCATGATGGGGGTAACAGCGATTGTTTTAATCTCGCTTGGTTCAGGTGGCGTGACAGCGTTGCAGTCTTTTATCGTGATTACCGCTGTGCCTGTCTCCTTTATCCTGCTGCCATCGCTATGGAACGGGCCACAAATTGCCCAGCAAATGGCGCGAGAGCAAGACTTGTATCGACCTAATCAGGTAGAGGTAAGACATAAAATTAGCGAAGAAAAACTCGCTAAGGAAAAGCTTACTCAAAAAACTGATTGA
- a CDS encoding membrane dipeptidase has translation MYQDHIVIDGLQYSYWDRDYFKMLQASGINAVHATLVYHEDARQTMSRFSEWHTRFEQNSDLILPVYSVADINMAKEQGKVGIFFGAQNCSPIDDEIGLISVMRRLGLLIMQLTYNNQSLLATGCYEQNDSGITRFGQQAIAEMNRVGMIIDMSHSAERSTLEAIEISSRPICISHANPTTAHDALRNKSDTVISALTQAGGLLGFSLYPFHLPNGSDCTLDDFCTMIANCADKYGVEHLSIGSDLCLNQPQAVLEWMRNGRWSKAMDYGEGNANNSGWPDTLLWFAGKDGMENIYNGLLKHGFNESDAGKVIGQNWFDFLESGLKPLA, from the coding sequence ATGTACCAAGACCATATCGTCATTGACGGATTACAGTATAGCTATTGGGATCGTGACTACTTTAAGATGCTACAAGCCAGTGGTATCAATGCGGTACATGCCACCTTGGTCTATCACGAAGATGCCCGTCAGACCATGAGCCGCTTTAGCGAGTGGCACACACGCTTTGAGCAAAATTCAGATCTTATATTACCCGTGTACTCAGTGGCTGATATCAACATGGCAAAAGAGCAGGGTAAAGTGGGCATCTTCTTTGGCGCACAAAACTGCTCGCCAATTGATGACGAAATCGGCCTGATTAGCGTGATGCGCCGCCTAGGTCTATTGATTATGCAGCTGACTTATAACAATCAGAGCTTACTGGCGACAGGTTGTTATGAGCAGAATGACAGCGGCATCACACGTTTTGGTCAGCAAGCCATTGCTGAGATGAATCGTGTCGGTATGATTATCGATATGTCACACAGCGCTGAGCGTTCAACGCTTGAGGCGATAGAAATCTCATCGCGTCCGATATGTATCAGTCATGCCAATCCAACCACGGCTCATGACGCGCTACGCAATAAATCGGATACGGTTATTAGTGCATTAACTCAAGCAGGCGGGTTGCTAGGTTTCAGTTTATATCCGTTTCATTTGCCGAATGGTAGTGATTGTACGCTTGATGACTTCTGTACCATGATTGCCAATTGCGCTGATAAATATGGCGTCGAGCATTTATCCATTGGTAGTGACTTGTGTCTCAATCAACCACAAGCCGTGCTTGAATGGATGCGTAATGGTCGTTGGTCAAAAGCGATGGATTACGGTGAAGGCAATGCCAATAATTCAGGTTGGCCAGATACTTTGCTATGGTTCGCTGGTAAAGACGGTATGGAAAATATCTATAACGGTCTGCTCAAACACGGCTTTAATGAAAGCGATGCTGGAAAAGTCATCGGTCAAAACTGGTTTGATTTTCTTGAGAGTGGTTTAAAGCCTTTAGCTTAA
- a CDS encoding aldehyde dehydrogenase family protein, which translates to MSAHTAQQILQQDPTKSLYINGEWQAGVNTVANINPSDITDTIGEFAQASSDQVKDAIAAARQAQPKWEATPLEKKQSILQAIGDEMIARCDELGTLLSLEEGKPFAEGRGEIYRAGQFFHYYAAEVLRQIGDNAASVRPGVKVEVTREAVGVVAIISPWNFPTATAVWKIAPALAFGNTVIWKPANLTPASAVALAEIIHRQGMPEGTFNLLLGGGSSVGDALINSTDIDAVSFTGSVPTGRKVAAATAPNFIRCQLEMGSKNALVIADDADLQVAIDAAVAGAFGGSGQKCTASSRLIVMDSIHDAFVEGVVAKMKTLKVGHALDEGIFMGPVVDDKQLASNMDWIEKAKQSGANLAFGGERLEMPHDGYYMSPTLFTETDNSWDINQEEVFAPLACVMRVKDLDEAIAMTNDTRFGLTGGIITQSLRSSAMFKEQVQAGCVMVNLATAGTDYHVPFGGRKQSSFGPREQGQYAKEFYTIVKTAYQKAY; encoded by the coding sequence ATGTCAGCTCACACAGCCCAACAGATATTGCAGCAAGACCCAACCAAATCACTTTATATCAATGGTGAATGGCAGGCAGGCGTAAATACCGTTGCCAATATTAACCCATCTGATATCACTGACACTATCGGTGAGTTCGCACAAGCCAGTAGCGATCAAGTCAAAGATGCTATCGCTGCAGCGCGCCAAGCTCAGCCAAAGTGGGAAGCAACTCCTTTAGAAAAAAAGCAGTCTATCCTACAAGCGATTGGCGATGAAATGATTGCTCGCTGTGATGAGCTAGGTACGCTGTTGTCTCTTGAAGAAGGCAAGCCGTTTGCGGAAGGTCGCGGCGAGATTTACCGCGCAGGTCAATTCTTTCATTACTATGCCGCTGAAGTATTGCGCCAAATCGGTGATAACGCTGCCTCAGTACGTCCTGGTGTCAAGGTTGAAGTTACTCGTGAAGCGGTGGGTGTGGTCGCGATTATCTCGCCTTGGAACTTTCCAACAGCCACTGCTGTGTGGAAAATCGCGCCAGCGCTAGCGTTTGGTAACACTGTCATTTGGAAGCCTGCGAATTTGACGCCAGCCAGCGCAGTGGCATTGGCTGAAATCATTCACCGTCAAGGTATGCCAGAAGGGACGTTTAACCTACTATTGGGTGGCGGTTCGTCAGTCGGTGATGCGCTCATCAATTCTACAGATATTGATGCCGTTAGCTTTACGGGTTCTGTACCAACAGGTCGCAAGGTCGCTGCTGCGACGGCACCGAACTTTATCCGTTGCCAGCTTGAGATGGGCAGCAAAAATGCCTTGGTTATCGCTGACGATGCCGATTTGCAAGTCGCTATCGATGCGGCAGTGGCTGGTGCGTTTGGCGGTTCAGGGCAAAAATGTACCGCTTCATCACGACTCATCGTAATGGACAGTATTCATGATGCCTTTGTCGAAGGTGTGGTTGCCAAAATGAAAACCTTAAAAGTCGGCCATGCGCTTGATGAAGGTATCTTTATGGGCCCTGTTGTCGATGACAAGCAGCTGGCATCAAACATGGACTGGATCGAAAAAGCCAAGCAATCTGGTGCCAATTTAGCCTTTGGTGGTGAGCGTTTAGAGATGCCGCATGACGGCTACTATATGTCACCGACGTTATTTACCGAGACGGACAACAGCTGGGATATCAACCAAGAAGAGGTTTTTGCTCCGCTGGCTTGTGTCATGCGTGTCAAGGATTTGGACGAAGCGATTGCGATGACCAATGATACGCGCTTTGGTCTGACGGGCGGCATCATCACCCAAAGCTTGCGTAGTAGTGCGATGTTCAAAGAGCAGGTACAAGCAGGTTGCGTGATGGTCAATCTAGCGACTGCAGGAACCGACTACCACGTACCATTTGGTGGCCGTAAACAGTCAAGCTTTGGTCCGCGTGAGCAAGGTCAATATGCTAAAGAGTTCTATACCATCGTGAAGACCGCTTATCAAAAAGCGTACTAG
- a CDS encoding RidA family protein, translating to MTTHSTKQAIRTSLYASKAPLEWAITSNGTLYTAQIPIDENGDVVAGGIEAQTRQTLDNLKHTLECANVGMDSVLQVMIYVTDRDYLKTVNQVYAEYFEAPYPNRAALVIAGLAREEMLVELVVYAAVP from the coding sequence ATGACGACTCATTCAACCAAACAAGCCATCAGAACCTCACTTTATGCGTCTAAAGCCCCTTTAGAGTGGGCGATCACTAGCAACGGTACGTTGTACACCGCGCAGATTCCTATCGATGAAAATGGTGATGTGGTTGCAGGTGGTATCGAAGCGCAAACTCGTCAAACGCTAGACAATCTCAAGCACACACTAGAATGTGCCAATGTTGGTATGGATTCGGTACTACAGGTCATGATCTATGTGACCGATCGCGACTATCTAAAAACGGTCAATCAAGTCTACGCCGAATACTTTGAAGCACCATACCCAAATCGGGCAGCGCTGGTGATAGCAGGGCTGGCTCGTGAAGAAATGCTGGTTGAGCTGGTTGTATATGCCGCTGTGCCTTAA
- a CDS encoding LysR family transcriptional regulator: protein MKLQQLRHFLCVVEEGGFRAAADRANRSQAALSASIKELEKILDQRLFEGGNKATLTPFGETCLPKIEQFMTIYQALEDDLKGAAAGDKGKIRIASVPSLVTKLLPSVLVEYSKRYPDVEIVLIDDNSIGVANRLLAGEIDLALGNCTSIDQSNIDFTLLISDPIGVVCLKSNSLNQPIKPSRNHQKTGLKWQQLMTQPFIYNGTCRLLENTPAEVLNRNARYTVENITSLFSLLRNDLGITTLPKLAFPSNEPELVWLDLLEPTLDRQIGIFKLANKTISPPAQAFHELCIQYVQNHYIL from the coding sequence ATGAAATTACAGCAATTACGTCACTTTTTATGCGTGGTAGAGGAAGGTGGCTTTCGGGCGGCGGCTGATCGCGCCAATCGCTCGCAAGCGGCGTTGTCTGCCTCGATAAAGGAATTGGAAAAAATACTAGATCAGCGCTTATTTGAAGGAGGAAATAAAGCAACACTCACGCCTTTTGGAGAGACTTGTTTACCCAAAATCGAGCAGTTTATGACGATTTATCAAGCGCTAGAGGATGATTTAAAAGGAGCAGCCGCTGGCGATAAAGGCAAAATAAGGATTGCAAGCGTGCCATCACTGGTGACAAAACTCTTGCCTAGTGTGTTGGTTGAGTACTCCAAGAGATATCCTGATGTCGAGATTGTGCTAATAGATGATAACTCTATCGGTGTTGCCAATCGTTTATTGGCAGGTGAAATCGATTTAGCATTGGGCAACTGCACTAGTATCGACCAATCAAATATAGATTTCACCTTGCTCATATCTGACCCGATTGGCGTGGTCTGCTTAAAAAGCAACTCGTTAAATCAACCAATAAAACCGTCAAGAAACCATCAAAAAACAGGGCTTAAATGGCAACAACTGATGACCCAGCCTTTTATTTATAATGGCACTTGCCGATTGCTCGAAAACACCCCAGCCGAGGTGCTCAACCGTAATGCGCGTTACACGGTCGAGAATATTACTTCCTTATTTTCATTATTACGCAATGATCTTGGCATCACCACCTTACCCAAGCTCGCCTTTCCGTCGAATGAGCCAGAATTGGTATGGCTCGACTTACTTGAACCTACCTTAGACAGACAAATTGGTATTTTTAAATTGGCAAATAAAACGATCTCACCGCCAGCACAAGCGTTTCATGAACTGTGCATTCAATATGTCCAGAATCACTATATTTTATAA
- a CDS encoding YdcF family protein: protein MSKGLISVTRGLLSVIGIILIIDCAALMVVGKVNFGSVLPFLLGMVFVIHGMFWHAIRRFCSQHYGFNRLWYGLWAVFILWLLSFALFIWSLQQQIALSKQPAPTVAAIIILGSGTVAGKPTPTLAKRLDTAVPLIETQPDALVITSGGVGFQRTRSEADIMATYLHEAHGVPFERILQEGKSTSTEENLANSRALLEAKGLSITDPIAIVTSDFHSIRAASIARHQGYTQPITVASPTPLSIRYNAWFREYFAFVSGWLLGEY from the coding sequence ATGTCTAAAGGTTTAATTTCCGTTACTCGTGGCCTCTTATCTGTTATCGGCATCATACTTATCATCGATTGCGCTGCATTGATGGTCGTCGGTAAAGTTAATTTCGGCTCGGTTTTACCTTTTTTACTCGGCATGGTTTTTGTCATACATGGGATGTTTTGGCATGCAATACGCAGGTTTTGTAGCCAACATTATGGCTTTAACCGCCTTTGGTATGGGTTATGGGCTGTATTTATACTTTGGTTGTTGAGCTTCGCTCTATTTATTTGGTCATTACAACAGCAGATTGCGCTTAGCAAGCAGCCTGCACCGACAGTGGCAGCGATTATTATATTAGGCTCTGGCACGGTTGCAGGTAAGCCGACACCGACGCTCGCCAAGCGCTTGGACACCGCTGTGCCCCTTATCGAGACACAACCAGATGCTTTGGTGATAACCAGTGGTGGCGTTGGTTTTCAGCGTACACGTAGCGAAGCCGATATCATGGCCACATATTTGCATGAGGCACATGGCGTGCCATTCGAACGCATTTTACAAGAAGGTAAAAGTACCAGTACGGAAGAAAACCTCGCTAACAGCCGAGCGTTGTTAGAAGCAAAAGGGCTATCTATCACTGATCCTATCGCCATCGTTACCAGTGACTTTCATAGCATTCGCGCGGCCAGCATTGCGCGACATCAGGGCTATACACAACCGATCACCGTCGCCAGTCCCACGCCTTTATCCATTCGTTACAACGCTTGGTTTCGCGAGTATTTTGCCTTTGTCAGTGGCTGGCTGTTAGGAGAATATTAA
- a CDS encoding phospholipase D-like domain-containing protein codes for MLLDIFLTVHFMLLILISLRVLARHDLTSPARLAWLVILFILPYLGVVIYWMFGEVHLGRDFTRKRKEIIDKLSAHSPEVLGNDIALSEAIKPEYQAAFAYSANATGYHTTVGNHAELMADAAETRKRMIADFDAATDHIHVLYYIWLIDGMGIDTAQALIRAARRGVICRAMVDGMGSRKMVGSKIWQEMIEAGVQVSVALPISNILKVLMFSRIDLRNHRKITVIDGKIGYCGSRNCADPEFRVKPKFAPWVDIMLRVEGPVVAQNQMLFASDWLTENPDTPLDSFPYFIDPQPKQQKSPQPETEEPLPITSPPPLPVTLPPKGFAAQVFSDGPTQRRSTTPQFLGVLIGQAKRTLIISTPYFVPDYSLVSILCATAYRGVQVTMIFPKNNDSIVVAATSHSYYWQLLEAGVNIYEYKPGLLHAKTLTIDGEISLIGSTNLDLRSFDLNYENNIVFSDKTLTAAIVERQYQYIADSEEVTREQVENWPLSYKIWNNIVATMGPVL; via the coding sequence ATGCTATTGGATATCTTTTTAACTGTTCATTTCATGCTGCTGATACTGATCTCTTTGCGAGTGCTTGCACGCCATGATCTGACCTCGCCCGCTCGGCTCGCTTGGCTCGTGATATTGTTCATTTTGCCTTATCTGGGGGTTGTAATTTATTGGATGTTTGGTGAGGTGCATCTAGGACGCGATTTTACGCGCAAACGTAAAGAAATTATCGATAAATTAAGCGCACATAGTCCTGAAGTGCTTGGTAATGACATCGCTTTGTCGGAGGCCATCAAACCTGAATACCAAGCGGCCTTTGCCTACTCTGCCAATGCAACTGGCTATCATACAACGGTGGGCAATCACGCAGAGCTAATGGCAGATGCGGCTGAGACGCGCAAACGTATGATTGCCGACTTTGATGCAGCGACCGATCATATTCATGTGCTGTATTATATTTGGCTAATCGATGGTATGGGAATCGATACTGCTCAAGCGCTCATACGAGCGGCAAGGCGCGGCGTCATATGCCGAGCAATGGTTGACGGTATGGGCTCACGAAAAATGGTCGGCTCAAAGATATGGCAGGAAATGATAGAAGCTGGCGTACAAGTCAGTGTTGCCCTACCAATTAGTAATATTTTAAAGGTACTCATGTTTAGCCGGATTGACTTGCGAAATCACCGCAAGATTACGGTTATTGACGGCAAAATCGGCTACTGTGGCAGTCGCAACTGCGCCGATCCTGAGTTTCGTGTAAAGCCAAAATTTGCGCCGTGGGTAGACATTATGCTGCGAGTCGAAGGACCAGTGGTGGCACAGAATCAGATGTTGTTCGCCAGTGATTGGCTGACTGAAAATCCTGATACGCCGCTTGACAGCTTTCCTTATTTTATTGACCCTCAACCAAAGCAACAAAAATCCCCACAGCCAGAAACTGAGGAGCCTTTACCAATAACATCACCGCCACCTTTACCAGTCACATTGCCGCCAAAAGGCTTTGCTGCACAGGTTTTTTCTGATGGTCCTACCCAACGACGCAGCACCACGCCACAATTTTTAGGTGTCTTAATTGGTCAGGCAAAACGAACCCTGATTATCTCAACGCCTTATTTTGTGCCTGATTATTCGCTCGTCAGCATTTTGTGTGCGACCGCTTATCGCGGTGTACAAGTAACCATGATTTTCCCAAAGAATAACGACTCAATAGTCGTGGCTGCTACCAGTCACAGTTATTACTGGCAGCTGCTTGAAGCGGGGGTCAATATTTACGAATATAAACCCGGTCTATTACACGCAAAAACCTTGACCATCGATGGCGAAATCAGTCTGATTGGCTCGACCAATTTAGACTTGCGTAGCTTTGATTTGAACTATGAAAACAACATTGTGTTTAGCGATAAAACGCTCACAGCGGCCATCGTTGAGCGACAATACCAGTATATCGCTGATTCTGAAGAGGTCACTCGTGAGCAAGTTGAAAACTGGCCGTTATCTTATAAAATCTGGAATAACATTGTCGCCACGATGGGACCTGTCTTATAA
- a CDS encoding putative RNA methyltransferase has protein sequence MSLFICPLCQSPLQPAADTWLCDGSLHPKHTAHPFDVARQGYVNLLPVQQKKSKAPGDSQQSIDARKRFLNAGHYQPLQTLICQKMRELLAKNESIADSAIEPITTKDSKTINWLDIGCGEGYYTQAMAQTGMDTLIAADISKPAVVELAKTCKATGRLWYQQAKDSVTNATAKSAVIYPLVTSAAHLPLRAHSIKGISSIFSPILPAAFNEVLAADGYLIIAKPDIGHLATMREALFDNVREHDSDKFLHELAPYFTLMGTEHVSTEMTLSAADLADLMTMTPYAYRALNEKKQALLAAVETEPFTTQAKFVIYILQKTAAE, from the coding sequence GTGAGCTTATTTATTTGTCCCCTTTGCCAATCACCATTACAGCCTGCCGCAGATACGTGGCTCTGCGATGGCAGCTTGCACCCAAAACACACGGCTCATCCATTTGATGTGGCACGTCAGGGTTATGTTAATTTACTGCCCGTACAACAAAAAAAATCCAAAGCACCGGGCGATAGCCAGCAATCAATTGATGCACGCAAACGGTTTTTAAACGCTGGACATTATCAGCCATTGCAGACGCTTATTTGCCAAAAAATGAGGGAATTGTTGGCGAAAAATGAGTCGATCGCTGATTCAGCAATTGAGCCGATAACTACAAAGGATAGCAAGACAATCAATTGGTTGGATATTGGCTGCGGTGAAGGATATTACACGCAAGCAATGGCACAGACAGGCATGGATACTCTCATCGCCGCAGATATCAGTAAACCTGCTGTGGTAGAGCTTGCGAAAACGTGCAAAGCGACGGGGCGTCTTTGGTATCAGCAAGCTAAAGACAGTGTTACTAATGCGACAGCCAAATCGGCAGTCATCTATCCGCTTGTTACCAGCGCTGCCCATTTGCCGTTACGCGCGCATAGCATAAAGGGTATTAGCAGTATTTTTAGCCCTATCTTGCCAGCCGCGTTCAATGAGGTATTGGCTGCAGACGGTTATTTAATCATTGCCAAGCCAGATATCGGGCATCTAGCGACGATGCGCGAAGCGTTATTTGATAACGTCCGCGAGCATGATTCGGATAAGTTTTTGCATGAGTTGGCTCCATATTTTACGCTAATGGGTACGGAGCATGTCAGTACCGAGATGACGTTGTCAGCCGCTGATTTGGCTGATTTGATGACCATGACGCCTTATGCTTATCGCGCGCTTAATGAAAAAAAACAGGCGCTACTAGCAGCGGTCGAAACAGAACCCTTTACGACACAAGCTAAGTTTGTCATCTATATTTTGCAGAAGACAGCAGCTGAATAG
- the mraY gene encoding phospho-N-acetylmuramoyl-pentapeptide-transferase, with product MLVWLFGWLGQYYTPFSAVSSLTLRALLAVITALAFSMFFGGRVIRRLRALKYGQAIRNDGPQSHLAKTGTPTMGGVLILSAIGVSTLLWARLNNPYVWILLIVMIIFGAVGWADDWLKIKYKDPKGLIARKKYFWLSMGALFVGVSLYYIATLQPDIATTREMQDLLLPIFKDWMIPFSAVPFGIGFIIFTYFVINGASNAVNLTDGLDGLAILPVVLVAAGLGAMAYVSGDVRFADYLHVPYIAYNSEVLIVCGSMIGAGLGFLWFNAHPAQVFMGDVGALALGAMLGTIAVMTRQEIAFAIMGGLFVAEALSVMLQVGSYKLRKKRVFRMAPLHHHFEEIGWKETQVVARFWIIAIILVILGLMTLKLR from the coding sequence GTGTTAGTTTGGTTGTTTGGCTGGCTTGGCCAGTATTACACGCCGTTTTCTGCGGTTTCTTCGTTGACGCTGCGAGCGTTACTCGCGGTCATTACCGCCCTCGCATTTAGCATGTTTTTTGGTGGGCGTGTCATTCGACGTCTGCGTGCACTGAAATATGGTCAAGCGATTCGCAATGATGGTCCGCAATCGCATTTGGCGAAAACTGGTACGCCGACCATGGGTGGAGTACTGATTTTAAGTGCGATTGGCGTGTCCACCTTACTATGGGCGCGATTGAACAATCCATATGTGTGGATTTTGCTCATTGTCATGATTATCTTTGGCGCGGTCGGCTGGGCAGATGATTGGCTAAAAATTAAGTATAAAGATCCCAAAGGCTTAATCGCCCGCAAGAAATATTTTTGGCTCTCTATGGGTGCTTTGTTCGTCGGTGTGTCTTTGTATTATATCGCCACCTTGCAGCCAGATATCGCGACCACGCGTGAGATGCAGGATTTGCTGCTACCGATTTTTAAAGATTGGATGATTCCTTTTTCGGCAGTGCCGTTTGGTATTGGCTTTATTATCTTTACCTACTTTGTGATTAATGGTGCTTCTAACGCCGTCAACTTGACTGATGGCTTGGATGGTTTAGCTATTTTGCCCGTGGTCTTGGTCGCGGCAGGTTTGGGCGCGATGGCTTATGTATCAGGTGATGTACGCTTTGCTGATTACTTGCATGTGCCTTATATTGCCTATAACTCCGAGGTTCTCATTGTCTGTGGTTCGATGATTGGTGCAGGGCTTGGTTTCTTATGGTTCAACGCCCATCCAGCCCAAGTATTTATGGGTGATGTGGGGGCGCTTGCTCTCGGGGCGATGCTTGGTACGATTGCTGTTATGACCCGTCAAGAGATTGCTTTTGCAATTATGGGTGGTCTATTTGTCGCCGAAGCATTATCGGTCATGCTACAGGTTGGCTCGTATAAGCTGCGTAAAAAGCGCGTCTTTCGGATGGCACCATTGCATCATCACTTTGAAGAAATTGGCTGGAAAGAGACGCAAGTGGTGGCAAGGTTTTGGATTATTGCCATTATTCTCGTCATCCTTGGGCTCATGACCTTAAAACTACGTTAA